The genomic stretch CGTTTCCTCATGCAACGCTTGGGGATTGCGGAGAAATAGTTACAGGTTCAACGCCCTCCAAGTCCAAGGCTGAATTTTGGGGCGGCAAAGTTCCGTTTGTCACGCCAGCTCAACTCGGATTTCGTGATCCAGTCACAACTGCTAATGAATTCGTCACGATGGATGGTGCGGAACGTGGTAGAATGCTGCCCGAAGGTGCTGTTCTTGTTTGCTGTATCGGCTCACTCGGCAAGACAGGTGTTGCCGGAGTTCCACTCATAACCAATCAGCAGATCAATGCAATAATCTTTGATCCTGACCAAGTTGAAGCACGGTACGGCTACTACGCTGCCCGTAACTTGACGCACTTACTTGAGCATTTCGCACCTTCGACAACCCTCAAGATTGTCAAAAAGAGTTCCTTCGCGAAGATGGAAATCCCCCTCCCGCCTTTAGCCGAACAAAAACGCATCGCAAAAATCCTGGATACAACAGATGCCCTGCGAGCCAAACGCCGCGAGGCCCTGGCCCAGCTCGATACCCTCCTTCAATCCACCTTCATTGATATGTTCGGTGATCCGGTCACTAATCCTATGAGGTGGGATGACACTTCTCTACTCGGAGATATTGCCGACATCGTTTCCGGTCTAACGAAAGGACGCAAACTCAATGGGAAAGCAACTCGTGAAGTTCCGTACTTGGCAGTAGTAAATGTTCAAGATCGACACCTTGTTCTTGATCCGCTAAAACACATCGAAGCAACGGAAAAAGAAATCGAGAGATATCAACTCAAAAACGATGACTTACTCCTGACAGAAGGTGGTGATCCTGATAAACTGGGAAGAGGTACTCTTTGGCACAATGAAGTAGCTGACTGCATTCACCAAAATCATGTCTTCCGAGTTCGACTGCATGTGGAAAGCATTCATCCCGTTTACTTGAATTGGTTGATCGGGAGCCCCAGGGGAAAACGATATTTTTTGAGACAGGCAAAGCAAACAACAGGGATTGCCACTATAAATCTTACCCAGCTTCGCAAATTCCCCCTAATCAAGCCCCCCCTCCCTCTCCAAACCCAATTCGCCACCATAGTAAAATCCATTGAACAACAAAAAGCCCGCATGCAAGCCCACCTATCCGAACTAGACACCCTCTTCGCAGCCCTTCAACAACGCGCCTTCAACGGGGACCTCTAAATTGCCCGATGCTCATTGATGTAGATCCTGGGAACCCGTGCGCTGATATTGGTCAGGACTTCATAGTTGATCGTGCCGAGTTGATCAGCAAGTTCATTCGCCGTGATTGCCTCCTCGCCCTGTTTGCCGATGAGCTGCACTTCATCCCCGATATATGCCTCTCCATCATCGATGCCGATCATTGTTTGGTCCATGCAGATGCTCCCCGCCACAGGATATCTCTTGCCGCGCAGCAAAACCTGTGCTTTGTTGGAGAGACCGCGAGCATAACCGTCGCCGTATCCCACCGGAAGAGTCACAACCCGGCAGTTCTGCGGAGCTGTCCAGGTTCTGCCGTAGCCGATAGAGTTTCCGGCCAGCACCACCTTGAAATACATGACTTTTGCCCTGAGGGAGAGGGCGGGTAACAGGTGGGCTTCCGACTCGGAAGAAGCAGAAGGGTGGTAGCCGTAGAGCATGATGCCCGGCCTGACCATGTCGAGCTGGCTTTCCTTCATCCTCATGATGGCGGCAGAATTAGCGATCTGGAGCAAGGGAGAGGGGCGATGTTCATTATCAAAGAAACGCGCTGCTTCAAGAAATCGTTCCAGCTGAAGCTGTGCGAATGCAAGGTCTTCATTGTCCGCATTGGCGAAATGGGAAAAGATAGAGACGAGGTTGAGGTATTTTTCCGCCTCTAAGGCAGCAGTAAAGAGTTTATGGGCGTTTGCATACCGTACCCCGATCCGCATCATGCCGGTGTCGATTTTTAGGTGGATGTTGACTCGTTTTTTATAAAATTCTGCCGCCTCTCGGATATATTGCAGGGCATCCACCGAAGCAATGGTCAGGTCGATATTATTTTCTATGAACAAGCCAATCTGAAATTTTGAAAATGGACCTGAGGTGATGATGGGAATGGTTATACCTGCATTTCTCAACTCTAGGGCCTCTTCGACAAAGGCGGTGCCGAGATAATCCACGCCTTCGGAAGCCAGGTGTTCAGCAACCCGTACTAGACCGTGGCCATAGGCATTGGCCTTGACCATAGCGATGATTTTTCGGGCAGGGGCCTTTTTTCGAACGGCCCGGAGGTTATGACGTATGCAGGCTAAGTCCACCACCGCAGCAGAGCGGTGATAGAGATTGGCAATATTTTCTCCTGTGATGCGGTTCAATTCATTGGTCCTTTTTCGTTGATTACCTGCTCCGTATCCGACGCAGCCACTGTTCCCAGCCGTGGCGACTTGAGAGGAGGAGCCCCCAACCCACAGCAAGATAGACCGTGCCAAGGAACAGGCCGGGTTCTGTCATGCTGCGCAGGGCGATGCCCGTGGCCATCATCAGGATAACGAGGAGCCAGGTCCTCCAGGGGTAGACTGCGCCGATGCAGCTCTTTTCATTGAACGTCATGATGCGATTCAGGTTTTTTTTGGCTGATTTATCCAGAATGGTCAGGGATTTGATAGTGCCGATAAAGAGGGCGATGAAGAGCAGCCAGCCGGTCAGGCTGAAACCGATCCAGCCGAGCCCGCGTATCATGAGCATGATGCCCACAGCTGTCCAGATAAGAGGGGCAGCAAAAAGATGCACAGATTTACTGACATCAGGGCGAAATCTTGTTATATCATTTTTTTTAGGCATATCAGCTGGCACCGGAAAACCCCCTTATGCTCAATGATTTGAGATGATTTCGTATAGTGCGCAGAGCGCCTTATACAGCTTTTCTTGTGACTTCCTCTACAGAACCGACCTTTCTTTGTCAAGAGAAATGAGGAGTTATCCGTGAGGGATATCATAAGTGGGTAGGACGTTCATGCTGGTTCGTCAGGTACACAACCATTATCAGGCAAGGTATAAAAAGAAGAAAGTGATATCTTTTATGCGGAAACAGTGCAGACCTGTCAGCTCTCCCTTGCCCCCTAATGATAATCTGTGTTAACTATAAGTAGAGACGTGAGAAGGTCAATACCCCGGTAACCAACCGGTTCAATCATTATACAACGAGGACTGGAAGATGAAAAAAAAATTAAACTGCTGGGAAGCCAAAAAATGCGGGCGTGAGCCGGGCGGAGACAAGGTCTCTGAGCTTGGAGTCTGCCCTGTTGCTGAAGAGGGAAGAGCAGAAGGTATTCATGACGGAGAAAAGGGTGGACGCTGTTGCTGGGCCATAGCAGGCTCTCTTTGCAGGGGTGAACAGCAAGGGGATTATTCAGATAAATTCGACGATTGTCATAAATGTGATTTTTATGAGATGGTCAAAAAAGAGGAGATGCCCCAGTTTAAATTGGGTATTACCATTTTAAAAGAAATAAAAAAGAAAGGCTCCTGAGTGACAGGTCCTGCCTTTCGTATCTAATTGGTATCTAATTATATTTTGGCGCGATGACTGTACAGCCGGACCGGAGTATTCTCCGGTCTGATATTTTTTGAGGAGGGTTTCCTCCTCAGGGTGGAACTCCCGGCTTTCTTGATAATGAGTGATTTTGAGTGATTTGACACATAACAGCGCAGAGAAGTTGGTTCGGCTTGTTCGGTACTTGCGTGCATTATCGACAATTAACACCAAGACTGTCCGTACACTGGAACGATATAACAGGTTGTTTTGGTTGCCCGTTGACGCCGGTGTTGTCAGCGGCGAACAGGATCAGTCCGACGATTCTCTCTGGATTGAAGTCAAAAGGACGGAAAAACCGCCGTTGCCTCCGCCTCCTGAACGATGCAGTAAGTGGATTGAAAAGGAGAGCTTGGACAATCTTGATGCAGTTCCAGAACTGCGTCTTCCGGTTGAGTTTGCGCACACAACCTCGGCTATGCTCAAGGCGCAGGGGGAGGAGACGTTTTATGCGGATACCCTTGCCCGAAGAGAGCAACAATGGCAAGACTATATCGAGCAGCAGTGGAAACCTTGGCGGGAACGCTGTCGACGTGTTCTCTCTCATGAGAAGATTTATACCGACCTGTTTCTCCTGTATCAGGAGCAGCAAAAGCTCGGAGAGCAATACGAACTGCTCCTCTGTTTCGGCCTCTTAACCTGGGAAACCCCGAACCGGGAAAATGTCCAGCGGCATCTTCTTGTCACGGAAGCGACCATCTCCTTTGATCCGACCTCGAAAAGACTGGCCGTTTATCGGACCTCACCGAGCCTAAGGGTTGAGCTGGATATGCTTTCCTTGGAGGAACAGCCTCAGGATGCTCATAAAATTATTCAAGACTGTAACCGGGCATTAGAGGGAAATCTTCGTAAGAAAAAGAAGGTTGATGCAGCCCTTGCTACTCTTGCCCAGGCTCTATTCACAGATCCTCTAGGGCAATACCTTCCTGATTGCCTTCAGTCGAATGGAAATACAACGACATCACAGCCGGTTATTGCCTATACTCCGGCCTTGATCATGAGAAAGCGTTCCATGCATCCTCTGGAACATTTTCTCGATAAGATTGAGGAGCAGTGTATCCCCGGCAAAAAAATACCGGAAGAGTTTCTTAATCTCTGCGAAATCTTACCGGAGAGTTTACCGGAGGAAATAAAGAGCGGGCTGAAAGAACCGGCGGAAGATCAGGCACAGAATCAGGCTGAGGACATAATATTTTTCCCCCTCCCCTCCAACCGAGAACAACGTCGGATAGTCGAAAAACTCAAAGAGAACAAAGGGGTGCTCGTGCAGGGGCCTCCTGGGAGCGGTAAGTCGCACACTATCGTTAATCTTATCTGTCATCTGCTGGCCCAGGGAAAACGGGTGTTGATAACAGCGCAAACCACCAGGGCTTTACAGGTGCTCCATGATTTATTGCCTGAAAATATTCGCCCCCTTTGTTTCAATGCAGCTGAGCAAGGCAGGAAAGAGCAGGCAGACCTGGAACAAAAGATCTGGGACATTTTGACAGCGGAGAAAACTCGGCAAACAGGAGAGGACGATCATATTCGGGAGCTGGAAGAGCGTATTCGGGAAAAACAAGAGGCTAGGCAATCCACCGAGAAAAAGATTCTGGATCTGCGTGAGCGGGAAACCCGGCAGTATACGGTAGGCCAAGGGCATTATTCTGGAACAGCTGCTCAGATTGCCGAACAGCTGCGAAAAGAGGAGTCCGCTTTTTCCTGGTTTACAGATACGATTTCTCTTGATATGCCCCTACCTTGGTCTGGCGAACAACTCCTTTTTCTCCGCAGATATCTGCGGACAACCGACTTGGGAGGAGAGAAAAAACTGATTGGAAAAGAATTGCCTCAACTTGAGAAGCAATTTCCTGTTCATAAGGTGCTGGAGGCCTTTGAAAAAGAAGAACAGGCCCGTCAGGCTGCGGTTCTTGGGAAACAGCGCCTCCAGAGCGGGCAGGGCAGGGTGCTTTTTCAGGCAGGCAAAGCAGACCGAAAGGCTGTTGAAGCAGTTCGAGATCAGCTTGCTGATTTTACAGAGACTGTGCGGGAATTAAAGCGACGCCCTATGCCTTGGATTAAACCGGCTGTTTATGATGTGCTTTGCGGACGCAGCGGTGTCTGGCAAAATTTATTGCAACTCTCACAGGAGGCTTTGCAAGGTGTCCCCAAACTGATTGATCGGATTGATACCTTAGAAATTGATATTTCTTGGGAGATCAATCGGAAAAAACTCCTGCAGGATGCGTTGGCCCTGAAAAAGCATTTTAAGGAAGGCGGTCGGGCTGGCAAATGGATTTTTAAACCAGAAATTGTCCGAAAACATGGCAGCTTGCTCAGTCAGCTCAGGGTGGATGGTCAGCCATGCAACACCGTGGATGCTTTGTGGAAGCTTGTTGATTATCTCCTGGTTGATCGCAAACTCTATTATGTTTGGCATCTCTGGGAGGAAAGAGCTGAACGGAGCACCGGTCATCTCTCCTTGCAATGTGCTGAGATTAAAGAGCTCCTGCAAACCCTGCAACAGGTTCTTTCTCTCCATGAGAAACGAAAACTTCTCGAAGAAAGAATTGGTTCGATCAATGGCCTGAATATGCCGGACTGGTCGGATGCCGCTGCTGTCCAGAGCGTGCTGGAGGACTGTCAGGCTGTTCTTGCCCGCCTTGATTTTCTTTGGCTTGGCTCTTCAATAGCCCATGCTCAGAAGGCACTTTCTGTCTTTACCCAACGGAACAATGCTCATCCGATAACAAAACTGGTCATCAAAAGTCTGCAAAAGAGAGATATTGAGACCTATCAGCAACTTTTTACAGAGATTGAAGAACTCAAGGTCAAGAGCGGCGAGCTTGCCGAGAAGAACCGCTTGCTGGATGAATTGGTTGATATCGCACCGCATCTGGCCGCGCAATTGAGAAACTGTCAGGACAGGGCCGAATGGGCGGATCGCCTGGGGCAGCTTGAGCAGGCTTGGGCTTGGGCACAGGCGAAACATTGGCTTTATGCATTTCTTGCGAACGACTTGGAAAGCCTTCATCGGCATAGTCAGCGGCTTGCGCTGGAGATTCGGGAAGAGCTTTCTGCGCTGACAGCGGCCAAGGCCTGGCAACATTTCTTTCGCGGCATAACTGCCCGGCAACATCAGCACATGGTGGCCTGGCAGCAGGCTATGAAGAAATTCGGTAAAGGGACAGGAAAACATGCGCAGACCCATAAAGAGAATGCCCGTCGTCATCTCAAGGCATGTCGAACCGCTGTCCCGGTCTGGATTATGCCGCTCCATCGTGTGTATGAAACCGTACCTGTTGAGCCCGGATTTTTTGATCTTGTCATTGTTGATGAGGCATCACAATGTGGACCGGAGGCCTTGCCCCTGCTTTATCTCGGCAAACAAATCCTTGCGGCGGGTGATGATAAGCAGATCAGCCCGGAGGCTGTGGGGATAAACCGTGAACATGTGCAGCAGCACATGCAGGATTACCTTTTTGACTTCGATCATGCTGATTCCTTTGATGTGGATTCCAGTCTTTTTGATCATGGTCTCCTGCGCTTTGGCAATCGAGTTGTTTTGCAGGAACATTTTCGTTGTATGCCGGAGATTATTCACTTCAGTAATACGCATTTTTATCAGGACGATCCTCTGGTGCCTCTTCGTCAGTATCTGCCGAACCGACTTGAACCCCTCAAGGCTGTTCTGGTCAAAAACGGATTTCGGCAGCGACAGGGGCAACGGGTTATTAACCAGGAGGAGGCTGAAGCCTTGGTTGCAACCATAGCGCAATGCTGTGCGGAAGAACGCTATCAGGGAAAAACAATGGGTGTTATCGTTCTTCAGGGAACAGCGCAGGCCTATCTTATTGA from Candidatus Electrothrix communis encodes the following:
- a CDS encoding restriction endonuclease subunit S, encoding MNIAQYFNIGYGREKDERDIQMRLYPSSPFPHATLGDCGEIVTGSTPSKSKAEFWGGKVPFVTPAQLGFRDPVTTANEFVTMDGAERGRMLPEGAVLVCCIGSLGKTGVAGVPLITNQQINAIIFDPDQVEARYGYYAARNLTHLLEHFAPSTTLKIVKKSSFAKMEIPLPPLAEQKRIAKILDTTDALRAKRREALAQLDTLLQSTFIDMFGDPVTNPMRWDDTSLLGDIADIVSGLTKGRKLNGKATREVPYLAVVNVQDRHLVLDPLKHIEATEKEIERYQLKNDDLLLTEGGDPDKLGRGTLWHNEVADCIHQNHVFRVRLHVESIHPVYLNWLIGSPRGKRYFLRQAKQTTGIATINLTQLRKFPLIKPPLPLQTQFATIVKSIEQQKARMQAHLSELDTLFAALQQRAFNGDL
- the alr gene encoding alanine racemase, encoding MNRITGENIANLYHRSAAVVDLACIRHNLRAVRKKAPARKIIAMVKANAYGHGLVRVAEHLASEGVDYLGTAFVEEALELRNAGITIPIITSGPFSKFQIGLFIENNIDLTIASVDALQYIREAAEFYKKRVNIHLKIDTGMMRIGVRYANAHKLFTAALEAEKYLNLVSIFSHFANADNEDLAFAQLQLERFLEAARFFDNEHRPSPLLQIANSAAIMRMKESQLDMVRPGIMLYGYHPSASSESEAHLLPALSLRAKVMYFKVVLAGNSIGYGRTWTAPQNCRVVTLPVGYGDGYARGLSNKAQVLLRGKRYPVAGSICMDQTMIGIDDGEAYIGDEVQLIGKQGEEAITANELADQLGTINYEVLTNISARVPRIYINEHRAI
- a CDS encoding AAA domain-containing protein, translating into MSDLTHNSAEKLVRLVRYLRALSTINTKTVRTLERYNRLFWLPVDAGVVSGEQDQSDDSLWIEVKRTEKPPLPPPPERCSKWIEKESLDNLDAVPELRLPVEFAHTTSAMLKAQGEETFYADTLARREQQWQDYIEQQWKPWRERCRRVLSHEKIYTDLFLLYQEQQKLGEQYELLLCFGLLTWETPNRENVQRHLLVTEATISFDPTSKRLAVYRTSPSLRVELDMLSLEEQPQDAHKIIQDCNRALEGNLRKKKKVDAALATLAQALFTDPLGQYLPDCLQSNGNTTTSQPVIAYTPALIMRKRSMHPLEHFLDKIEEQCIPGKKIPEEFLNLCEILPESLPEEIKSGLKEPAEDQAQNQAEDIIFFPLPSNREQRRIVEKLKENKGVLVQGPPGSGKSHTIVNLICHLLAQGKRVLITAQTTRALQVLHDLLPENIRPLCFNAAEQGRKEQADLEQKIWDILTAEKTRQTGEDDHIRELEERIREKQEARQSTEKKILDLRERETRQYTVGQGHYSGTAAQIAEQLRKEESAFSWFTDTISLDMPLPWSGEQLLFLRRYLRTTDLGGEKKLIGKELPQLEKQFPVHKVLEAFEKEEQARQAAVLGKQRLQSGQGRVLFQAGKADRKAVEAVRDQLADFTETVRELKRRPMPWIKPAVYDVLCGRSGVWQNLLQLSQEALQGVPKLIDRIDTLEIDISWEINRKKLLQDALALKKHFKEGGRAGKWIFKPEIVRKHGSLLSQLRVDGQPCNTVDALWKLVDYLLVDRKLYYVWHLWEERAERSTGHLSLQCAEIKELLQTLQQVLSLHEKRKLLEERIGSINGLNMPDWSDAAAVQSVLEDCQAVLARLDFLWLGSSIAHAQKALSVFTQRNNAHPITKLVIKSLQKRDIETYQQLFTEIEELKVKSGELAEKNRLLDELVDIAPHLAAQLRNCQDRAEWADRLGQLEQAWAWAQAKHWLYAFLANDLESLHRHSQRLALEIREELSALTAAKAWQHFFRGITARQHQHMVAWQQAMKKFGKGTGKHAQTHKENARRHLKACRTAVPVWIMPLHRVYETVPVEPGFFDLVIVDEASQCGPEALPLLYLGKQILAAGDDKQISPEAVGINREHVQQHMQDYLFDFDHADSFDVDSSLFDHGLLRFGNRVVLQEHFRCMPEIIHFSNTHFYQDDPLVPLRQYLPNRLEPLKAVLVKNGFRQRQGQRVINQEEAEALVATIAQCCAEERYQGKTMGVIVLQGTAQAYLIEELLIRALGIEEMGRRKLLCGNSSSFQGGERDIVFLSMVTAPEQKIRALTKASEQQKFNVAASRAREQMWLFHSVQEKHLRPECLRFKLLKHFHRSVVQRVGLDLRAQEEVRAASQRVNRAVENPPVPFLSWLEVDMVLHLGEMGYRIIPQYTFASRNIDLVIQGRQAQLAVECDSDQWQGPEQYTADLKQQEKLERCGWQVFRIRASRYYADPGKALEPLIQLLEQLKILPGS